A stretch of Vigna angularis cultivar LongXiaoDou No.4 chromosome 4, ASM1680809v1, whole genome shotgun sequence DNA encodes these proteins:
- the LOC108330731 gene encoding uncharacterized protein LOC108330731 translates to MNEIQKESRMVAISLYRGNLHRVPEVPRRWPMPAPKISLKDFKCLLARRSKALSRLQASNPNPNPNNTLPDDSHLQPPPDAAVTVAHAEGPSAVSQEDEDRKEPLLVAVSSAKRPLGESDSPVDAMTAEASEKKPFDGADLSTEKQTEPVTDNVDLPDEKAKRKKEIEEKLHGLNENKHNLVLVLKQILNAEEEFKRRNSMQMAGMRGPSGPVQGDGTNDTGSMIRHMPPRLGSEGNLAGDVDGGDGDDLANHTMHSRHILRPSNMSPSSESPLRRTPSVQQNAISNPSRANLGAAGSPSRFALSGHQGNPANLPQVSVSGTSYIASSPSPAASGGTSVFRDARQPSPWK, encoded by the exons ATGAACGAAATCCAAAAGGAGTCAAGAATGGTGGCAATCTCACTGTACAGAGGGAACCTTCACCGAGTACCGGAAGTGCCTCGCCGATGGCCTATGCCAGCCCCCAAAATCTCTCTCAAAGACTTCAAATGTCTTCTCGCTCGCCGTTCCAAGGCACTATCTCGCCTTCAAGCCTccaaccctaaccctaaccctaacaaCACTCTCCCCGACGACTCCCATCTTCAACCACCTCCCGACGCCGCCGTCACCGTTGCTCACGCCGAGGGCCCTTCCGCCGTCTCCCAAGAAGACGAAGATCGCAAAGAACCGCTACTGGTCGCCGTCAGTTCTGCCAAAAGACCGCTCGGCGAATCGGATTCGCCTGTCGATGCAATGACTGCCGAGGCTTCCGAGAAAAAACCGTTTGACGGTGCTGACCTTTCGACGGAAAAACAGACTGAGCCG GTCACTGACAATGTTGATCTGCCTGACGAAAAGGcgaaaaggaaaaaggaaattGAGGAGAAGTTGCACGGCTTGAATGAGAATAAACATAACCTGGTGTTGGTGTTGAAGCAG ATATTGAATGCGGAGGAGGAGTTTAAGAGACGAAATAGTATGCAAATGGCTGGGATGCGTGGTCCTTCGGGTCCAGTTCAAGGGGACGGAACCAACGATACTGGATCCATGATTAGGCACATGCCCCCTAGATTGGGATCGGAGGGAAATCTTGCTGGTGATGTGGATGGTGGTGACGGGGATGATTTAGCTAACCATACCATGCATTCTCGCCACATACTTCGGCCAAGTAACATGTCACCTTCGTCAGAATCTCCTCTTCGGAGGACCCCTAGTGTTCAACAAAATGCG ATTTCGAATCCTTCTCGAGCAAATTTGGGAGCTGCTGGAAGTCCATCACGCTTTGCTCTCTCAGGTCATCAGGGAAATCCAGCGAATCTACCACAAGTGTCAGTGTCAGGAACTAGTTACATTGCATCATCCCCTTCCCCAGCGGCATCTGGTGGCACTTCTGTTTTCAGAGATGCTCGACAGCCAAGTCCTTGGAAGTAG
- the LOC108330220 gene encoding transcription factor MYB35, whose protein sequence is MVRSPCEKVNVKRGVWATEEDTKKLAFGSKHGSGNWTSVPRKTRLKRCGKSCRLRWSNCLRNDLKHDNFTTQEEDLIIKLHAAIGSRWSIIAQQLPGRTDNDVKIYWNTKLKKKLSEMGIDPVTHKPFSKLIADYGNIGGCQKPSTRIGSINKDFKSAMMLNSEPHQTMPQGSTNINDQETTRNNFIFNRAHGDNLSMDFENEMISGSVLGEDRLSKTSSPSTPSTCSTSAFSWNDFLLLEDDFTPLDYQETDTLVSKENVVTIQSWNSKEVKSQHASGSSDFQFSSCSHTSFIEAMLDQENEMFLSFPHLMEEPSNLS, encoded by the exons ATGGTGAGGTCTCCCTGTGAAAAAGTCAATGTCAAAAGGGGTGTGTGGGCCACAGAAGAAGACACAAAGAAGCTTGCATTTGGTTCCAAGCATGGATCTGGTAACTGGACTTCTGTCCCCAGGAAAACAA GGCTCAAGAGGTGTGGAAAGAGTTGTAGGCTTAGATGGAGTAACTGCCTCAGGAATGATCTTAAGCACGACAATTTCACAACCCAAGAAGAAGATCTAATCATTAAGCTTCACGCAGCCATAGGTAGCAG GTGGTCTATAATTGCCCAACAACTTCCTGGGAGAACAGACAATGATGTAAAGATCTACTGGAACACAAAGCTGAAAAAGAAACTCTCTGAAATGGGGATTGATCCTGTTACCCACAAGCCCTTTTCTAAACTCATTGCTGACTATGGAAACATCGGGGGTTGCCAGAAACCGAGTACCAGAATAGGGTCTATCAATAAAGACTTCAAGAGCGCAATGATGCTAAATTCAGAACCCCATCAAACCATGCCACAAGGATCTACAAATATAAATGACCAAGAAACCACTAGAAACAACTTTATATTCAACAGAGCTCATGGTGATAATCTCTCAATGGACTTTGAGAATGAGATGATCTCAGGATCTGTGTTAGGGGAAGATCGTTTGTCAAAAACTTCATCCCCTTCTACTCCTTCTACTTGTTCCACTTCAGCTTTTAGTTGGAATGACTTCCTTCTTCTAGAAGATGATTTTACACCACTTGACTATCAGGAAACAGACACCCTGGTTTCAAAGGAGAATGTGGTGACCATACAGAGTTGGAATAGCAAAGAGGTGAAGTCACAGCATGCCTCAGGTAGTAGTGACTTCCAATTTTCATCATGTTCTCACACTTCATTCATAGAAGCCATGCTTGATCAAGAAAATGAAATGTTTCTGAGTTTTCCACACCTTATGGAGGAACCATCCAACTTgagttaa